From Lysobacter silvisoli, the proteins below share one genomic window:
- a CDS encoding DUF2461 domain-containing protein: protein MARYFSDASFKFLRGLARHNERPWFLAHKAEYDEQVRAPFQRLLTDLQPVLAGVSAHYRAEPKTVGGSLFRIQRDTRFANDKTPYKSWQGARLFHERSRQVEAPSFYLHLQPGNCFIASGLWHPQPDTLRRIRHFILDNPGSWKAAAHEPKFRRRFDLDEDEMLTRMPRGFPDDFEFAQDLKRKNFVALRAIEDETMTGTRLLKTLETDLTGLAPFTDYLCAALDLEF, encoded by the coding sequence ATGGCCCGCTATTTCTCCGACGCCAGCTTCAAATTCCTGCGCGGCCTGGCGCGGCACAACGAACGCCCCTGGTTCCTGGCGCACAAGGCCGAGTACGACGAGCAGGTGCGCGCACCGTTCCAGCGCTTGCTGACCGACCTGCAGCCGGTGCTGGCCGGCGTCAGCGCGCACTACCGCGCCGAGCCCAAGACCGTGGGCGGCTCCTTGTTCCGGATCCAGCGCGACACGCGCTTCGCCAACGACAAGACTCCGTACAAGAGCTGGCAGGGCGCGCGGCTGTTCCACGAACGCTCGCGCCAGGTCGAGGCGCCCTCGTTCTACCTGCACCTGCAGCCGGGCAACTGCTTCATCGCGTCGGGGCTGTGGCATCCGCAGCCGGACACGCTGCGACGCATCCGCCATTTCATCCTCGACAATCCCGGCAGTTGGAAGGCGGCCGCGCACGAGCCCAAGTTCCGCCGCCGCTTCGATCTGGACGAGGACGAGATGCTGACCCGGATGCCGCGCGGCTTCCCCGACGATTTCGAATTCGCCCAGGACCTCAAGCGCAAGAACTTCGTCGCCCTGCGTGCGATCGAGGACGAGACCATGACCGGGACGCGTTTGCTCAAGACCCTGGAAACAGACCTGACCGGCCTGGCGCCGTTCACTGACTATCTGTGCGCGGCGCTGGACCTGGAGTTCTGA
- a CDS encoding 5'-nucleotidase yields the protein MPDRDADPLIVAISSRTLFDMEESHALFEREGLDAYANFQRDHEDDLLAPGIAFPLVRKLLALNEGAPPEAPRVEVILISRNSADSGLRIFNSIAHHGLSIKRAAFSNGAPPFPYIKPFGADLFLSANAEDVRNALAAGVAAATLWPSKAPQQRHDQLRIAFDGDAVIFDDEGERVSREGGLAAFAKHERDHAGEPLSGGPFRGFLDALHRLQAAFPTGQTAPIRTALVTARSVPAHERVIRTLREWGIRLDEALFLGGRAKGPFLEAFGADIFFDDSEHNIVSARDHVAAGHVPHGVANR from the coding sequence ATGCCCGACCGCGATGCCGACCCCCTGATCGTAGCGATCTCCTCGCGAACCCTGTTCGACATGGAGGAGAGCCACGCGCTGTTCGAGCGCGAGGGGCTGGATGCCTACGCCAACTTCCAGCGCGACCACGAGGACGACCTGCTCGCGCCCGGCATCGCCTTCCCGCTGGTGCGCAAGCTGCTGGCGCTGAACGAGGGCGCGCCGCCGGAGGCGCCGCGGGTGGAGGTGATCCTGATTTCGCGCAACTCCGCCGACAGCGGCCTGCGCATCTTCAATTCCATCGCCCACCACGGCCTGTCGATCAAGCGCGCGGCCTTCAGCAACGGCGCGCCGCCGTTCCCCTACATCAAGCCCTTCGGCGCCGACCTGTTCCTGTCGGCCAATGCCGAGGACGTGCGCAACGCGCTGGCCGCCGGCGTGGCCGCGGCGACGCTGTGGCCGTCCAAGGCGCCGCAGCAGCGCCACGACCAGCTGCGCATCGCCTTCGACGGCGACGCGGTGATCTTCGACGACGAAGGCGAGCGGGTCTCGCGCGAGGGCGGCCTGGCCGCCTTCGCCAAGCACGAGCGCGACCACGCCGGCGAGCCGCTGTCGGGTGGCCCGTTCCGCGGCTTCCTGGACGCGCTGCACCGCTTGCAGGCCGCGTTCCCCACCGGCCAGACCGCCCCGATCCGCACCGCGCTGGTGACCGCGCGTTCGGTGCCCGCGCACGAGCGCGTGATCCGCACCTTGCGCGAGTGGGGCATCCGCCTGGACGAGGCGCTATTCCTGGGCGGCCGCGCCAAGGGCCCGTTCCTGGAGGCCTTCGGCGCCGACATCTTCTTCGACGACTCCGAGCACAATATCGTCTCGGCGCGCGACCATGTCGCTGCTGGCCACGTGCCGCACGGCGTGGCGAATCGTTGA
- a CDS encoding NAD-glutamate dehydrogenase — MSSKPKAAKPTVQATQKPAAKPASAKSAGKRAAKTDAVSLDPIIEAMRKRLPKTRHAEAEAFAQAFYRRMSGDELPQHSADGWAALASDFLEFARSRKTGKALVRLFNPTIKTHGWESAHTVLQIANDDMPFLVDSVTMTLAEHGVGVHVLGHPVVTFRRDKAGKIVAVGEGVAESLMHLEIDRQPAEAMPKIQRALEAVLENVRAIVRDWAQMRDKMGDVADALGARKLPVGDEGRREAQEFLRWAADNHFTFLGYREYEVVKQGGQEVLRAVAGTGLGLLRGQDTGKPRPLTSLAAHYMPQSGSVDALILTKTNARSTVHRPGYMDYIGVLSFDAEGKPVREERFIGLYTSSAYNRRPWDIPLVRQRHAYVMDKSGLSPDSHSGKALRHILETLPRDELFQSGEDELLRTASGILGLQERVRSKLFLRRDRYGRFFSGLVYIPRDRFNTDVRLRIEAMLKRMLHGEQVDTTVVIGESPLAQLHLIVRPKSGEAIQVDNAAIEAELAQIVRDRRDELREALVARHGEQQGLALVNRFGRALPAGYVEEVSAAVAANDVEHLAALTGPDDLRLNLRRIGSGEGGLRFKFYRMHDDIPLSDALPMMENMGLRVISEHPYRLTAGDTPMYIQDFEVETVGAEVDVSRLDETFEDAFAQIWRGNAENDGFNRLILAANLSWRQVAMLRAYCKYLLQVGVPFSQSYVEETFFRYPLLARLLVELFEARFDPCTGKESKAEIKSGIERFTQQLQALAGGDEAVLAALQPVIDARNGKREQQIDTTRSTLKGLLDRVSSLDEDRILRSFIGAIDATLRTSYYQRSAEGSERGYVSYKFDSALVPDLPKPKPYREIFVYGPRVEGVHLRFGPVARGGLRWSDRREDFRTEVLGLVKAQMVKNTVIVPVGSKGGFFAKRPPAGGDRDAVLAEGIACYKMFINGLLDITDNIVDGKIVPPLDVVRHDGDDPYLVVAADKGTATFSDIANGIAAEHKFWLDDAFASGGSVGYDHKGMGITAKGAWESVKRHFRALGRDSQTQDFTAVGIGDMSGDVFGNGMLLSRHIRLIAAFDHRHIFLDPNPDAAKTFKERERMFKLPRSSWDDYDRKLISKGGGIYPRSAKSIPLSPEIKAALGIDGAATAMSPAELMSAILKSPVDLLWNGGIGTYVKASSESNSDVGDRANNALRVNGSELRCKMVGEGGNLGLTQLGRIEAALHGVLLNTDFIDNSAGVDTSDHEVNIKILLNGQVQTRKLTLPERNKLLASMTDEVAALVLNDNYRQNQAISLMERMSRSRLGSKQHFIRTLESQGLLDRQIEFLPSDAEIAERKARGLGLTRPELSVLLSYSKLVAFQQLLESDVPEDPYLSKELVRYFPEPLQKKYAKAMENHRLKREIIATAVTNSTINRMGATFLLRMQEDSGRTPGEVAKAFTITRETLDARELWAQIDALDGKVAEAVQIDALQVIWNLQRSFTRWLLSRPGAIPDIATAVARYHDGFKDIRAGKGILGDGERPAYEASLKDWLAKGVPAALADQLAALPYLEPSCDVIEVARERKLKPADVAKVHFRLGEALRLPWLQEQIDALVVDGRWHAVARGVLREELATQQRVLVGQVLSMPGANAEAKVKHWLERDDQSLRFTLAMLNELAAQKSLDYPTASVAVQRLSQLASRG; from the coding sequence ATGAGCAGCAAACCCAAAGCCGCGAAACCGACCGTCCAGGCCACCCAGAAACCGGCTGCCAAGCCGGCGTCCGCGAAGTCCGCCGGCAAGCGTGCCGCCAAGACCGACGCGGTGTCCCTGGACCCGATCATCGAAGCGATGCGCAAGCGCCTGCCCAAGACGCGCCATGCCGAGGCCGAGGCTTTCGCCCAGGCCTTCTACCGCCGCATGAGCGGCGACGAGCTGCCCCAGCACAGCGCCGACGGCTGGGCCGCGCTGGCCAGCGACTTCCTCGAGTTCGCGCGTTCGCGCAAGACCGGCAAGGCGCTGGTGCGCCTGTTCAACCCCACCATCAAGACCCACGGTTGGGAATCGGCGCACACCGTGCTGCAGATCGCCAACGACGACATGCCGTTCCTGGTCGATTCGGTGACCATGACCCTGGCCGAGCACGGCGTGGGCGTGCACGTGCTGGGCCACCCGGTGGTGACCTTCCGCCGCGACAAGGCCGGCAAGATCGTGGCCGTGGGCGAGGGCGTGGCCGAGTCGCTGATGCACCTGGAAATCGACCGCCAGCCGGCCGAAGCCATGCCCAAGATCCAGCGCGCCCTGGAGGCGGTGCTGGAGAACGTGCGTGCGATCGTGCGCGACTGGGCGCAGATGCGCGACAAGATGGGCGACGTGGCCGATGCGCTGGGCGCGCGCAAGCTGCCGGTCGGCGACGAAGGCCGGCGCGAGGCGCAGGAATTCCTGCGCTGGGCCGCCGACAACCATTTCACCTTCCTGGGCTACCGCGAGTACGAAGTGGTCAAGCAGGGCGGCCAGGAAGTGCTGCGCGCCGTGGCCGGCACCGGCCTGGGCCTGCTGCGCGGCCAGGACACCGGCAAGCCGCGTCCGCTGACCTCGCTGGCGGCGCACTACATGCCGCAGTCGGGTTCGGTCGACGCGCTGATCCTGACCAAGACCAACGCCCGCTCCACCGTGCACCGCCCGGGCTACATGGACTACATCGGCGTGCTCAGCTTCGACGCCGAGGGCAAGCCGGTGCGCGAGGAGCGCTTCATCGGCCTGTACACCTCCAGCGCCTACAACCGCCGCCCCTGGGACATCCCGCTGGTGCGCCAGCGCCACGCCTACGTGATGGACAAGTCCGGCCTGAGCCCGGACAGCCACAGCGGCAAGGCGCTGCGCCACATCCTGGAAACCCTGCCGCGCGACGAGCTGTTCCAGTCCGGCGAGGACGAACTGCTGCGCACCGCCTCGGGCATCCTCGGCCTGCAGGAGCGCGTGCGCAGCAAGCTGTTCCTGCGCCGCGACCGCTACGGCCGCTTCTTTTCCGGCCTGGTCTACATTCCGCGCGACCGCTTCAACACCGACGTGCGCCTGCGCATCGAGGCCATGCTCAAGCGCATGCTGCACGGCGAGCAGGTCGACACCACCGTGGTCATCGGCGAGTCGCCGCTGGCGCAGCTGCACCTGATCGTGCGGCCCAAGTCGGGCGAGGCGATCCAGGTCGACAACGCCGCGATCGAGGCCGAGCTGGCGCAGATCGTGCGCGACCGCCGCGACGAGTTGCGCGAGGCCCTGGTGGCGCGCCATGGCGAGCAGCAGGGCCTGGCCCTGGTCAACCGCTTCGGCCGTGCGCTGCCGGCCGGCTATGTCGAAGAGGTGTCGGCCGCGGTCGCCGCCAACGACGTCGAGCACCTGGCCGCGCTGACCGGTCCGGACGACCTGCGCCTGAACCTGCGCCGCATCGGCAGCGGCGAGGGTGGCCTGCGCTTCAAGTTCTACCGCATGCACGACGACATTCCGCTGTCGGACGCGCTGCCGATGATGGAGAACATGGGCCTGCGGGTGATCTCCGAACACCCCTACCGCCTGACCGCCGGCGACACGCCGATGTACATCCAGGACTTCGAGGTCGAGACCGTCGGCGCCGAAGTCGACGTCAGCCGCCTGGACGAGACCTTCGAGGACGCGTTCGCGCAGATCTGGCGCGGCAACGCCGAGAACGACGGCTTCAATCGCCTGATCCTGGCCGCCAACCTGTCCTGGCGCCAGGTCGCGATGCTGCGCGCCTACTGCAAGTACCTGCTGCAGGTCGGCGTGCCGTTCTCGCAGAGCTACGTGGAAGAAACCTTCTTCCGCTATCCGCTGCTGGCGCGTCTGCTGGTGGAGCTGTTCGAAGCCCGCTTCGACCCCTGCACCGGCAAGGAGAGCAAGGCCGAGATCAAGTCCGGCATCGAGCGCTTCACCCAGCAACTGCAGGCGCTGGCCGGCGGCGACGAGGCCGTGCTCGCCGCGCTGCAGCCGGTGATCGACGCCCGCAACGGCAAGCGCGAGCAGCAGATCGACACCACCCGCAGCACCCTCAAGGGCCTGCTGGACCGCGTCTCCAGCCTGGACGAGGACCGCATCCTGCGCAGCTTCATCGGCGCGATCGACGCCACCCTGCGCACCAGCTATTACCAGCGTTCCGCCGAAGGCAGCGAGCGCGGCTACGTCAGCTACAAGTTCGACTCGGCCCTGGTGCCGGACCTGCCCAAGCCCAAGCCCTACCGCGAGATCTTCGTCTACGGCCCGCGCGTGGAAGGCGTGCACCTGCGCTTCGGCCCGGTCGCGCGCGGCGGCCTGCGCTGGTCGGACCGCCGCGAGGACTTCCGCACCGAGGTGCTGGGCCTGGTCAAGGCGCAGATGGTGAAGAACACGGTGATCGTGCCGGTCGGCTCCAAGGGCGGCTTCTTCGCCAAGCGTCCGCCGGCGGGCGGCGACCGAGATGCCGTGCTGGCCGAGGGCATCGCCTGCTACAAGATGTTCATCAACGGCCTGCTCGACATCACCGACAACATCGTCGACGGCAAGATCGTGCCGCCGCTGGACGTGGTGCGCCACGACGGCGACGACCCCTACCTGGTGGTGGCCGCCGACAAGGGCACCGCGACCTTCTCCGACATCGCCAACGGCATCGCCGCCGAGCACAAGTTCTGGCTCGACGACGCCTTCGCCTCCGGCGGCTCGGTCGGTTACGACCACAAGGGCATGGGCATCACCGCCAAGGGCGCCTGGGAGTCGGTCAAGCGCCACTTCCGCGCGCTGGGCCGCGACAGCCAGACCCAGGACTTCACCGCGGTCGGCATCGGCGACATGTCCGGCGACGTGTTCGGCAACGGCATGCTGCTGAGCAGGCACATCCGCCTGATCGCGGCGTTCGACCACCGCCACATCTTCCTGGACCCGAACCCGGACGCGGCCAAGACGTTCAAGGAACGCGAGCGCATGTTCAAGCTGCCGCGCTCGAGCTGGGACGATTACGACCGCAAGCTGATCAGCAAGGGCGGCGGCATCTACCCGCGTTCGGCCAAGTCGATCCCGCTGTCGCCGGAGATCAAGGCCGCGCTGGGCATCGACGGCGCGGCCACGGCGATGAGCCCGGCCGAGCTGATGAGCGCGATCCTGAAGTCGCCCGTGGACCTGCTGTGGAACGGCGGCATCGGCACCTACGTCAAGGCCAGCAGCGAGTCCAACAGCGACGTCGGCGACCGCGCCAACAACGCCCTGCGCGTGAACGGCAGCGAGCTGCGCTGCAAGATGGTGGGCGAGGGCGGCAACCTGGGCCTGACCCAGCTGGGCCGCATCGAGGCCGCGCTGCACGGCGTGCTGCTCAACACCGACTTCATCGACAACTCCGCCGGCGTGGACACCTCCGACCACGAGGTGAACATCAAGATCCTGCTCAACGGCCAGGTCCAGACCAGGAAGCTGACCCTGCCCGAGCGCAACAAGCTGCTGGCCTCGATGACCGACGAGGTCGCGGCGCTGGTGCTCAACGACAACTACCGCCAGAACCAGGCGATCAGCCTGATGGAGCGGATGAGCCGCTCGCGCCTGGGTTCCAAGCAGCACTTCATCCGCACCCTGGAATCGCAGGGCCTGCTCGACCGCCAGATCGAGTTCCTGCCGTCGGATGCCGAGATCGCCGAGCGCAAGGCGCGCGGCCTGGGCCTGACCCGTCCGGAACTGTCGGTGCTGCTGTCCTACTCCAAGCTGGTCGCGTTCCAGCAGCTGCTGGAATCGGACGTGCCCGAAGACCCGTACCTGTCCAAGGAACTGGTGCGCTACTTCCCCGAGCCGCTGCAGAAGAAGTACGCCAAGGCGATGGAGAACCACCGCCTGAAGCGCGAGATCATCGCCACCGCGGTCACCAACTCCACCATCAACCGGATGGGCGCGACCTTCCTGCTGCGCATGCAGGAAGACAGCGGCCGCACTCCGGGCGAGGTCGCCAAGGCCTTCACCATCACCCGCGAAACGCTGGATGCGCGCGAGCTGTGGGCGCAGATCGACGCGCTAGACGGCAAGGTCGCCGAGGCGGTGCAGATCGACGCCCTGCAGGTGATCTGGAACCTGCAGCGCTCCTTCACCCGCTGGCTGCTGTCGCGCCCCGGCGCGATCCCCGACATCGCCACCGCGGTGGCGCGCTACCACGACGGCTTCAAGGACATCCGCGCCGGCAAGGGCATCCTCGGCGACGGCGAGCGGCCGGCCTACGAGGCCAGCCTCAAGGATTGGCTGGCCAAGGGCGTGCCGGCGGCGCTGGCCGACCAGCTGGCGGCGCTGCCGTACCTGGAGCCCAGTTGCGACGTGATCGAGGTCGCGCGCGAGCGCAAGCTCAAGCCGGCCGACGTGGCCAAGGTCCACTTCCGCCTGGGCGAGGCGCTGCGCCTGCCTTGGCTGCAGGAGCAGATCGACGCCCTGGTGGTGGACGGCCGCTGGCACGCGGTCGCGCGCGGCGTGCTGCGCGAGGAACTGGCGACCCAGCAGCGCGTGCTGGTGGGCCAGGTCCTGTCGATGCCGGGCGCCAACGCCGAAGCCAAGGTCAAGCACTGGCTGGAGCGCGACGATCAGTCGCTGCGTTTCACCCTGGCCATGCTCAACGAACTGGCCGCGCAGAAGAGCCTGGACTACCCGACCGCCTCGGTCGCGGTGCAGCGTCTGTCGCAGCTGGCGTCGCGCGGCTGA
- a CDS encoding FAD-dependent oxidoreductase, with amino-acid sequence MNASTSKRITLIGAGLAGALLATLLARRGWVVDVYEKRGDPRLKGYQGGRSINLALAERGRHALRLAGADEAVMAQAVMMRGRMVHFLDGRCDLQRYGRDDSEVIWSVHRGELNLILLQIAQEAGANLHFHRGLAEVDFDARIARFADDRDGSLHEAAFDSLVGADGAGSALRAAMSRHADLGERTEFLGHSYKELEIPPTPDGGFSIEPNALHIWPRGRYMCIALPNDERTFTVTLFLPNEGEPSFASVRDGAQARALFERDFADALPLIPNLEQDFERNPAGLLATLYLDRWYLDERAVLLGDAAHAMVPFHGQGMNCAFEDCVALAQHLERGDDRAAAFAAFQAQRLPNARAIQAMALENYLEMRDRVDDDDYLLQRALERELAERHPDRFMPRYAMVTFHRMPYATAFERGQAQRRLLVDLTRGHDRLDSLDWNAVDAEVRARLSPLPADD; translated from the coding sequence TTGAACGCATCCACCTCCAAGCGCATCACCCTCATCGGCGCCGGCCTGGCCGGCGCCTTGCTGGCCACCCTGCTCGCCCGCCGCGGCTGGGTCGTGGACGTGTACGAGAAGCGCGGCGATCCGCGGCTGAAGGGCTACCAGGGCGGGCGCTCGATCAACCTGGCCTTGGCCGAGCGCGGCCGCCACGCGCTGCGCCTGGCCGGCGCGGACGAGGCGGTGATGGCGCAGGCGGTGATGATGCGCGGGCGCATGGTCCACTTCCTCGACGGCCGCTGCGACCTGCAGCGCTACGGCCGCGACGACAGCGAAGTGATCTGGTCGGTGCACCGCGGCGAGCTCAACCTGATCCTGCTGCAGATCGCGCAGGAAGCCGGTGCGAACCTGCACTTCCACCGCGGCCTGGCCGAAGTGGATTTCGATGCACGCATCGCCCGTTTCGCCGACGACCGCGACGGCAGCCTGCATGAGGCCGCCTTCGACAGCCTGGTCGGCGCCGACGGCGCCGGCTCGGCGCTGCGCGCAGCCATGAGCCGGCACGCCGACCTGGGCGAGCGCACCGAGTTCCTGGGCCATTCCTACAAGGAACTCGAGATTCCGCCCACGCCCGACGGCGGTTTCAGCATCGAGCCCAATGCCCTGCATATCTGGCCGCGCGGCCGCTACATGTGCATCGCCCTGCCCAACGACGAGCGCACCTTCACCGTCACCTTGTTCCTACCCAACGAAGGCGAGCCCAGCTTCGCCAGCGTGCGCGACGGCGCGCAGGCGCGGGCCTTGTTCGAGCGCGATTTCGCCGACGCGCTGCCGCTGATCCCGAACCTGGAGCAGGACTTCGAGCGCAATCCTGCCGGCCTGCTCGCCACCCTGTACCTGGACCGCTGGTACCTGGACGAGCGCGCCGTGCTGCTGGGCGACGCCGCCCATGCGATGGTGCCGTTTCATGGTCAGGGCATGAACTGCGCCTTCGAGGATTGCGTGGCCCTGGCCCAGCACCTGGAGCGCGGCGACGACCGCGCCGCCGCCTTCGCCGCCTTCCAGGCCCAGCGCCTGCCCAATGCGCGGGCGATCCAGGCCATGGCGCTGGAGAACTACCTGGAAATGCGCGACCGCGTCGACGACGACGACTATCTGCTGCAGCGCGCCCTGGAGCGCGAGCTGGCCGAGCGCCACCCCGACCGTTTCATGCCGCGCTACGCCATGGTCACCTTCCACCGCATGCCCTACGCCACGGCCTTCGAGCGCGGCCAGGCCCAGCGCCGGCTGCTGGTCGATCTCACCCGCGGCCACGACCGCCTGGACAGCCTGGACTGGAACGCGGTCGACGCCGAAGTGCGCGCGCGGCTGTCGCCCCTGCCCGCGGACGACTGA
- a CDS encoding DUF2939 domain-containing protein, protein MKKWIALLVLVLAVLLGYVAAGPYLTVNAIRKAVQEQDTTALNKHVDFPALRLSLKAQVQDYLVREAGVEMQANPFGALALRLAGGLAGGAVDALATPVGIGAVLEGRNFYNRLGGGGRGQDVYAPNVPADPLKDAKYGFESPSRFTATVRNADGDPVVFVLSRYGLSWKLSDIRLPLGQAEPQAQ, encoded by the coding sequence ATGAAGAAGTGGATCGCCCTGCTCGTCCTGGTGCTGGCTGTGCTGCTCGGCTACGTCGCGGCAGGGCCCTACCTCACCGTCAACGCGATCCGCAAAGCCGTGCAGGAGCAGGACACCACGGCGTTGAACAAGCATGTCGACTTCCCCGCGCTGCGCCTGAGCCTGAAGGCGCAGGTGCAGGACTATCTGGTGCGCGAGGCCGGCGTGGAGATGCAGGCCAATCCTTTCGGCGCCCTCGCCTTGCGCCTGGCTGGCGGCCTGGCCGGCGGCGCGGTCGATGCGCTGGCCACGCCGGTGGGCATAGGCGCGGTGCTGGAAGGCCGCAACTTCTACAACCGCCTGGGCGGCGGTGGGCGCGGCCAGGACGTGTATGCGCCGAACGTGCCGGCCGATCCGCTCAAGGACGCCAAGTACGGCTTCGAATCGCCCTCGCGCTTCACCGCCACCGTGCGCAACGCCGACGGCGACCCGGTGGTGTTCGTGCTCAGCCGCTACGGCCTGAGCTGGAAGCTCAGCGACATTCGCTTGCCCTTGGGCCAGGCGGAACCCCAGGCTCAGTAA
- the sbcB gene encoding exodeoxyribonuclease I, producing the protein MAASYLFYDLETYGADPRTTRIAQFAAIRTDAELNQIEEPISVFVKPADDLLPSPGATLVTGIAPQDALRDGMTEAEAFALIYDEMARPQTCSLGYNSLRFDDEFVRYGLFRNFYDPYEREWRNGNSRWDLLDVLRLAHALRPEGLVWPQREDGATSFRLEHLALANGVREGDAHEALSDVRALIGLARKFKAAQPRLWEYALRLRDKRYAAGLLDIAHMTPVLHVSQRYPAQRLCAAAVLPIARHPRIDSRIIVFDLDQEPDALLQLSPEAIADRLYTPSADLPEGETRVALKEVQTNRCPALIAWNHLREADFQRLNIAPEAIERRAAVLRAVGPALADKVRRVFDAQDERGASDADASLYDSFIGDGDKRLFAQVRTTPPPALGSTEFGFRDARLPELLFRYRARNWPDSLSAEERARWDDYRRRRLYQDNGLAEYNFERFHAELAQQRATHAGDGTRLALLDRLEAWGRDIDADLQQ; encoded by the coding sequence ATGGCCGCCAGTTACCTGTTCTACGACCTGGAAACCTACGGCGCCGATCCGCGCACGACCCGTATCGCCCAGTTCGCGGCGATCCGCACCGACGCCGAGCTCAACCAGATCGAAGAGCCGATCAGCGTCTTCGTCAAACCCGCCGACGATCTGCTGCCGTCGCCCGGCGCCACCCTGGTCACCGGCATCGCGCCACAGGACGCCCTGCGCGACGGCATGACCGAGGCCGAGGCCTTCGCCCTGATCTATGACGAGATGGCGCGACCGCAGACCTGCAGCCTGGGCTACAACTCGCTGCGTTTCGACGACGAGTTCGTGCGCTACGGGCTGTTCCGCAACTTCTACGATCCTTACGAACGCGAGTGGCGCAACGGCAATTCGCGCTGGGACCTGCTCGACGTGCTGCGTCTGGCGCACGCGCTGCGCCCCGAAGGCCTGGTCTGGCCGCAGCGCGAGGACGGCGCGACCTCGTTCCGGCTCGAACACCTGGCCCTGGCCAACGGCGTGCGCGAAGGCGACGCCCACGAGGCGCTGTCGGACGTGCGCGCCCTGATCGGGCTGGCGCGCAAGTTCAAGGCCGCGCAGCCGCGCCTGTGGGAATACGCGCTGCGCCTGCGCGACAAGCGCTACGCCGCGGGCCTGCTCGACATCGCCCACATGACCCCGGTGCTGCATGTGTCGCAACGCTATCCGGCGCAGCGCCTGTGCGCGGCCGCGGTGCTGCCGATCGCGCGCCATCCGCGCATCGACAGCCGGATCATCGTGTTCGACCTGGACCAGGAACCCGACGCGCTGCTGCAGCTGAGCCCCGAGGCCATCGCCGACCGCCTGTACACGCCCAGCGCCGACCTGCCCGAGGGCGAAACCCGGGTGGCGCTGAAGGAAGTGCAAACCAATCGCTGCCCGGCGCTGATCGCCTGGAACCATCTGCGCGAGGCCGACTTCCAACGCCTGAACATAGCCCCGGAAGCGATCGAGCGGCGTGCCGCGGTGCTGCGCGCGGTGGGCCCGGCCTTGGCCGACAAGGTGCGCCGGGTGTTCGACGCCCAGGACGAACGCGGCGCCAGCGATGCCGACGCCTCGCTCTACGACAGCTTCATCGGCGACGGCGACAAGCGACTGTTCGCCCAGGTGCGCACCACGCCGCCGCCGGCGCTGGGCAGCACCGAATTCGGCTTCCGCGACGCGCGCCTGCCGGAACTGCTGTTCCGCTACCGCGCCCGCAACTGGCCCGACAGCCTCAGCGCCGAAGAGCGCGCACGCTGGGACGACTACCGCCGCCGCCGGCTGTATCAGGACAACGGCCTGGCCGAATACAACTTCGAGCGCTTTCACGCCGAACTCGCGCAGCAACGCGCCACCCACGCCGGCGACGGCACGCGCTTGGCCCTGCTCGATCGCCTGGAAGCCTGGGGCCGCGACATCGACGCCGACCTGCAACAATAG
- a CDS encoding NAD kinase — MTATPRIAFLASPVDDAQRALAELTARHGQHSPEDADVVVALGGDGFMLQTLHRHGSLGKPVYGMKLGTVGFLMNQHGDGLLERLAAAEPAVLRPLEMVAQTESGATVGSLAYNEVSLLRQTRQAAHLRIDLNGQTRLDELICDGVLVATPAGSTAYNFSAHGPILPLGSSVIALTPIAAFRPRRWRGALLKADTEVRFRVLDPYKRPVSATADSHEVRDVVEVTIRESRDRTVTLLFDPEHNLEERMLIEQFTSG; from the coding sequence ATGACAGCCACGCCCCGCATCGCCTTCCTCGCCAGCCCCGTCGACGACGCGCAGCGCGCGCTCGCCGAGTTGACCGCGCGCCACGGCCAGCACTCGCCCGAGGACGCGGACGTGGTGGTGGCACTGGGCGGCGACGGTTTCATGCTGCAGACCCTGCACCGCCACGGCAGCCTGGGTAAACCGGTGTACGGCATGAAGCTGGGCACGGTGGGCTTCCTGATGAACCAGCACGGCGACGGCCTGCTCGAACGCCTGGCCGCGGCCGAACCGGCAGTGCTGCGGCCGCTGGAAATGGTCGCCCAGACCGAGTCCGGCGCCACCGTGGGCTCGCTGGCCTACAACGAGGTCTCGTTGCTGCGCCAGACCCGTCAGGCCGCGCACCTGCGCATCGATCTCAACGGCCAGACCCGGCTGGACGAGCTGATCTGCGACGGCGTGCTGGTCGCCACGCCGGCCGGCAGCACCGCCTACAACTTCTCCGCCCACGGCCCGATCCTGCCGCTGGGCTCGTCGGTGATCGCGCTGACCCCGATCGCCGCGTTCCGCCCGCGGCGCTGGCGCGGCGCGCTGCTCAAGGCCGACACCGAAGTGCGCTTCCGCGTGCTCGACCCGTACAAGCGCCCGGTCAGCGCCACCGCCGATTCGCACGAGGTGCGCGACGTGGTCGAGGTGACCATCCGCGAATCGCGCGACCGCACCGTGACCCTGCTGTTCGACCCGGAGCACAACCTGGAAGAACGCATGCTGATCGAGCAGTTCACCAGCGGCTGA